One genomic region from Evansella sp. LMS18 encodes:
- a CDS encoding ATP-binding protein, with the protein MKFIFPKGLTHRFFTLGLFLVVIPITIIFVLAIYLSQNVLQNQADENTLQGARTTANQTQQLFLSQINMLETIVGNYTGEEDFDNFIERIETAYLKDPFFIDIAFINQDGERENKERRSTLGNSSASMEQSVYEEMLWRNSSFVTTRKAEDESSLGVYIAVPVPEPAAPELEGAVIARTNMFYLNRLLQNSRIGEEGRTLLVTNEGDIFVDTAEASGDAPLQSLTGAGFLNDMQRGRIGVYRGEAFGEEVLAGYYPVDRLPLYSVAIQPMEEANAPIGTLSAVLTFGWLVILATGLILLTVSIRWIVKPVKELTDQAADYAKGEGWHLNILKEKDEIFTLGTAMKHMAESLQEKERFLQLILESFPYGVITTGTDGNVTSMNKAGARLFAGRREDFVDKSITVLPSKGLREHLLRYRKGNGKFSDTEEEIHYVNKDGKSLTLKAASSPLLDENGKMIGVLTTFWDYTELKKLHQHLHRSEHLAAIGQMTAGLAHEVKNPLGTIQMASDVVEAEFNDLAKKRDIKGPGPSMIKEAITDIQTEAQRLNELVTRFLKMSRHHKAEEQNVDIGKLVHEVSRLLSHQMKRENINLELDLPEKPLYVLGDRNQLVQAFLNIFLNSLEAMKNKEDGLLSVSVRESGRNIQVIVDDNGIGIPDAKINRIFNPFFSTKHEGSGLGLSITHDIIQDHNGSIEVASQAGEGTTCFVYLPESIETEKVM; encoded by the coding sequence ATGAAATTTATCTTTCCAAAAGGATTAACACATCGTTTTTTTACATTGGGTCTGTTTCTCGTGGTTATTCCGATTACGATAATTTTCGTGCTGGCGATTTACTTGTCACAGAATGTCCTGCAAAATCAGGCCGACGAGAATACCCTTCAGGGTGCGAGAACGACGGCGAACCAGACACAGCAGCTGTTTTTGTCACAGATAAATATGCTGGAAACTATCGTGGGAAATTACACGGGAGAAGAAGACTTCGATAATTTTATTGAAAGAATTGAGACGGCTTACCTGAAAGATCCGTTTTTTATAGATATTGCATTCATTAATCAGGATGGGGAGCGGGAAAACAAGGAACGAAGGAGTACTTTAGGCAACAGCTCCGCATCGATGGAACAAAGTGTCTACGAAGAAATGCTCTGGCGCAATTCTTCGTTTGTGACAACGAGAAAGGCTGAGGATGAAAGCAGCCTTGGTGTTTATATAGCTGTTCCTGTCCCTGAACCTGCTGCGCCTGAACTGGAAGGGGCAGTCATAGCGAGGACGAATATGTTTTACTTAAACAGACTATTGCAAAACAGCCGGATAGGTGAGGAAGGCAGGACATTATTGGTGACTAACGAAGGGGATATCTTTGTGGATACTGCCGAAGCATCCGGTGACGCGCCGCTTCAGTCCCTGACAGGAGCGGGATTTTTAAACGACATGCAGCGAGGCAGGATCGGCGTATACAGAGGGGAAGCCTTTGGAGAAGAGGTCCTTGCCGGATATTATCCCGTGGACAGGCTTCCTCTGTACTCGGTGGCAATACAGCCAATGGAAGAGGCGAACGCACCAATAGGCACATTAAGTGCTGTGCTGACATTTGGCTGGCTGGTTATCCTGGCAACCGGGCTGATTCTCCTGACTGTAAGCATTCGCTGGATTGTAAAACCAGTGAAGGAGCTGACTGACCAGGCGGCGGACTATGCTAAGGGAGAAGGCTGGCATTTGAATATATTAAAAGAGAAAGATGAAATTTTTACCCTTGGTACAGCAATGAAACATATGGCTGAATCTTTGCAGGAAAAAGAAAGGTTCCTGCAGTTGATCCTGGAATCCTTCCCGTACGGGGTTATTACAACCGGGACGGATGGTAATGTAACATCCATGAACAAAGCAGGAGCCAGGCTTTTTGCAGGAAGACGGGAGGATTTTGTTGATAAATCCATCACCGTTCTTCCATCGAAAGGACTGAGGGAGCATCTGCTGAGATACCGGAAAGGAAACGGGAAATTCAGTGATACGGAAGAGGAGATCCATTATGTTAATAAGGATGGAAAAAGCCTGACCTTAAAAGCAGCCAGCTCGCCGTTACTGGACGAAAACGGAAAAATGATAGGTGTATTGACAACGTTCTGGGATTATACAGAATTGAAAAAGCTCCATCAGCATTTGCACAGGTCCGAACATCTCGCTGCAATCGGCCAGATGACAGCAGGGCTTGCCCATGAAGTGAAAAACCCCCTCGGTACGATACAGATGGCTTCTGACGTAGTAGAAGCAGAGTTCAACGATTTGGCAAAGAAAAGAGATATTAAAGGGCCAGGCCCCTCAATGATTAAAGAAGCGATAACAGATATCCAGACAGAGGCACAGCGGCTGAATGAGCTTGTAACAAGATTCCTGAAAATGAGCCGCCACCATAAAGCAGAAGAACAAAATGTGGATATAGGAAAGCTTGTCCATGAAGTAAGCAGGCTGCTTTCCCACCAAATGAAGCGGGAAAATATCAATCTGGAACTGGATCTGCCGGAAAAGCCCCTTTATGTGCTTGGAGACCGGAACCAGCTTGTCCAGGCGTTCCTGAACATATTTTTAAACAGCCTGGAAGCAATGAAAAACAAAGAGGACGGGCTTCTGAGTGTCAGTGTGAGGGAAAGCGGCAGAAACATTCAAGTCATTGTGGATGATAATGGTATTGGTATACCTGATGCTAAAATTAACAGGATTTTCAACCCGTTTTTTTCAACAAAGCATGAGGGAAGCGGATTGGGGCTTTCCATTACCCATGATATCATTCAGGATCATAATGGCAGTATCGAAGTGGCGAGTCAGGCTGGAGAAGGAACGACGTGTTTCGTTTATCTGCCTGAGAGCATAGAGACGGAGAAGGTGATGTAA
- a CDS encoding sigma-54 dependent transcriptional regulator: MEKAILLVEDNDKLRRLMKQTLQKEGYRLFEAPDGETARKLYENEFIDIVLMDILLPDTTGIKLLEEWNTDNNGKSVCFILCTAYGEVEDAVQAMKMGAFDYLAKPIKAEELKVVIRRAVEWLELNLENRYLKQAFEEKSQLHDMVGKSEKMQRVFELIERVSKQNITVLLQGESGTGKSRCAHAIHLESDRKDGPFIKVNCAAIPSQLLESELFGYQKGAFTGATQPQKGKFEAADGGTLFLDEIGEISLELQAKLLQVTQEKTFIPLGSTEERKVDIRLIAATNRDLWHMVQNGEFREDLYYRLNIIGIHLPALREREEDIPLLVSQALETLKKEHGKNYELEKGLLKKLAAYPWPGNIRELHNALARAAVLSSDEILRLEDFPKEVREYKQEKDDKAPSATAPVQPGIEPGGENISLPDQLQSYEQQAIEDALAKAGGSQSKAAELLGISRQSLLYKVRKYGIEV, encoded by the coding sequence ATGGAGAAAGCAATTTTGCTCGTAGAGGATAATGACAAATTAAGAAGGCTCATGAAACAGACGCTGCAAAAGGAAGGCTACCGTCTCTTTGAAGCTCCTGACGGGGAAACGGCCAGGAAGCTTTATGAAAATGAATTTATAGATATTGTTCTGATGGATATTTTGCTTCCGGATACGACCGGAATTAAGCTGCTTGAAGAGTGGAATACAGACAATAACGGAAAAAGCGTCTGTTTTATTCTTTGCACTGCTTACGGGGAAGTGGAGGACGCAGTGCAGGCAATGAAGATGGGCGCGTTCGACTACCTCGCGAAGCCAATTAAGGCTGAAGAGCTGAAAGTGGTTATCCGCCGTGCAGTTGAATGGCTGGAACTGAATCTGGAAAACCGCTATTTGAAGCAGGCATTTGAAGAAAAGAGCCAGCTCCATGACATGGTGGGCAAGAGTGAAAAGATGCAGCGGGTGTTTGAACTGATTGAGAGGGTGTCAAAGCAGAATATTACTGTATTGCTGCAGGGAGAGAGCGGAACAGGGAAGAGCCGGTGTGCTCATGCGATACACCTTGAGAGCGACAGGAAAGACGGGCCGTTTATAAAAGTGAACTGTGCAGCCATCCCGTCCCAGCTGCTTGAGAGTGAACTATTTGGTTACCAGAAAGGTGCTTTTACAGGCGCGACACAGCCGCAAAAAGGGAAATTTGAAGCTGCGGACGGGGGCACGTTATTTTTAGATGAAATCGGTGAAATTTCACTTGAGCTCCAGGCGAAGCTGCTGCAGGTAACCCAGGAAAAAACATTTATCCCTCTGGGAAGTACGGAGGAACGTAAGGTGGATATCCGGCTGATTGCCGCAACAAACAGAGATTTGTGGCATATGGTGCAAAATGGCGAGTTCCGTGAAGATTTGTATTACCGGTTAAATATCATCGGCATCCATCTTCCTGCTTTAAGGGAAAGGGAGGAAGATATTCCCCTCCTGGTGAGTCAGGCGCTTGAAACTTTGAAGAAGGAGCACGGGAAAAATTACGAACTGGAAAAAGGGCTTCTGAAAAAGCTGGCTGCTTACCCATGGCCAGGCAATATCAGAGAGCTTCACAATGCTCTTGCAAGGGCTGCAGTACTAAGTTCCGATGAAATACTCCGCCTCGAGGATTTTCCTAAGGAAGTTAGAGAATACAAGCAGGAAAAGGATGATAAAGCCCCGTCTGCAACAGCACCTGTGCAGCCAGGAATAGAACCAGGGGGAGAAAACATTTCACTGCCTGACCAGCTGCAGAGTTATGAACAGCAGGCAATCGAGGACGCTCTCGCCAAGGCCGGAGGGAGCCAGTCGAAAGCTGCTGAACTTCTTGGGATTTCAAGGCAGAGCCTATTGTATAAAGTCAGGAAATACGGGATCGAGGTATAG
- the pdxA gene encoding 4-hydroxythreonine-4-phosphate dehydrogenase PdxA — translation MSKTPVIAIPMGDPAGIGPEITVAALAKKEVFESGNPIVIGNTAILEKAAELMKLDLTINEVSSVDEAKFEFGTIDVLSMDNVNLDEFQYGEVQAQCGQAAFEYIQKAVELANDGTADVIATTPINKESLKAAEVPHIGHTEMLASMTDTDDPLTMFEVKNMRIFFLTRHLSLKDAIDQMTAERVHDYLKRCDEALQRLGVETRKFAVAGLNPHSGENGLFGHEEVDEIRPGIERAVEDGIDAVGPVPADSVFHQALQGKYDAVLSLYHDQGHIAAKMTDFEKTISITNGLPFLRTSVDHGTAFDIAGKGIASSVSMEECIKLSAKYAPHFTSK, via the coding sequence ATGTCTAAAACACCAGTAATCGCAATTCCAATGGGAGATCCAGCAGGAATAGGACCGGAAATCACAGTAGCAGCACTTGCTAAAAAAGAAGTATTTGAGTCAGGTAACCCTATTGTTATCGGGAACACTGCTATCCTAGAAAAAGCTGCAGAACTCATGAAACTCGACCTGACAATCAATGAAGTAAGCTCAGTGGACGAAGCTAAATTCGAGTTTGGCACTATTGATGTTTTATCCATGGACAATGTCAACCTGGACGAATTCCAGTATGGAGAGGTTCAGGCACAGTGCGGACAAGCTGCTTTCGAATATATCCAAAAAGCGGTTGAGCTTGCAAACGACGGTACTGCAGACGTTATCGCTACAACACCAATCAACAAAGAATCATTAAAAGCAGCAGAAGTACCGCATATCGGCCATACTGAAATGCTTGCATCTATGACCGACACTGATGACCCATTAACAATGTTTGAAGTTAAAAATATGAGAATCTTCTTCTTGACTCGTCACCTGTCCCTTAAAGATGCAATTGACCAGATGACAGCTGAGCGTGTCCACGATTATTTAAAGCGTTGTGACGAAGCTCTTCAGCGTTTAGGTGTAGAAACACGTAAATTTGCCGTAGCTGGACTAAACCCTCACAGCGGTGAAAATGGGTTGTTCGGCCACGAAGAAGTAGACGAAATCCGCCCGGGAATTGAAAGAGCAGTCGAAGACGGTATTGATGCAGTTGGTCCAGTACCGGCAGACTCTGTCTTCCACCAGGCACTACAAGGTAAATATGATGCAGTTCTTTCTCTTTACCACGATCAGGGGCATATCGCTGCGAAGATGACAGACTTTGAAAAAACTATTTCTATTACAAACGGCCTTCCGTTCCTGCGTACTTCCGTAGACCACGGTACAGCTTTTGATATCGCAGGTAAAGGCATTGCAAGTTCCGTAAGTATGGAAGAATGCATTAAACTATCTGCAAAATACGCACCACATTTCACAAGTAAGTAA
- a CDS encoding GntP family permease, translating into MEVSGAQMILGLVIGVFLLIVLVLKTKIHAFLALLISASVTGIIGGMPAPDVVTAITQGFGSTLSTIGIVIGLGVMMGRILEVSGAAERMAYSFIKWLGKKKEEWAMAMAGYIVSIPIFVDSAFVILMPLIKALSTKTGKSVVGLGVALGIGLAATHHAVPPTPGPLGVAGIFNVDVGLMLLWGLVFAGPIIVVGVYYAKWIGKKIYQLPTEDGLDFHRPDMPSTLEEYYELQESKNLPSLARSVSPILVPIILIFANTTVGALGMEGTVVEYIQFFGSPVIAVALGLIVAIYGLFGKVKQAEAIERMEEGIKTAGIILLVTGAGGALGEVLRQSGSGDYIAEQIAATALPPVLLPFFIATLVRLIQGSGTVSMITAASISAPILVGMDVNMVLAAQAATLGAMIFSYFNDSLFWVVNRMMGIKNVKEQILVWSVPTTLAWLTALVMLIVANMFFG; encoded by the coding sequence ATGGAAGTTTCAGGAGCACAAATGATATTAGGATTAGTAATCGGGGTTTTCCTTCTAATCGTATTAGTATTAAAAACTAAAATTCACGCTTTTCTAGCACTATTGATCTCTGCGTCTGTCACAGGAATCATCGGGGGCATGCCAGCCCCTGATGTAGTGACGGCGATTACACAGGGATTCGGAAGTACATTAAGCACAATTGGTATTGTTATTGGTTTAGGAGTTATGATGGGCCGGATTCTCGAAGTCTCGGGAGCCGCAGAACGAATGGCTTATTCCTTTATTAAATGGCTTGGAAAGAAAAAAGAGGAATGGGCAATGGCTATGGCAGGTTATATCGTTTCAATCCCTATTTTTGTTGACTCTGCATTTGTAATCTTAATGCCTCTTATTAAAGCGCTTTCAACAAAAACTGGAAAATCCGTCGTAGGCCTCGGTGTGGCACTCGGTATTGGACTTGCCGCTACCCACCATGCTGTACCGCCTACTCCAGGCCCGTTAGGCGTCGCTGGTATTTTTAACGTTGATGTTGGTCTTATGCTCTTATGGGGACTTGTTTTTGCAGGTCCAATCATTGTAGTCGGTGTTTATTATGCAAAATGGATCGGTAAGAAAATCTACCAGCTGCCAACGGAAGACGGCCTTGATTTTCACCGTCCTGATATGCCTTCCACTCTTGAAGAATACTATGAGCTTCAGGAAAGCAAGAACCTGCCTTCCTTAGCACGTTCTGTTTCACCAATTCTTGTACCGATCATCTTAATTTTCGCAAACACAACGGTTGGTGCTCTCGGCATGGAAGGTACCGTTGTTGAGTACATTCAGTTCTTCGGTTCACCGGTAATTGCAGTTGCACTTGGTCTAATTGTTGCTATTTACGGGTTATTCGGCAAAGTGAAGCAAGCTGAAGCAATTGAGCGTATGGAAGAAGGAATCAAAACAGCCGGTATTATCCTGTTAGTTACTGGTGCCGGTGGAGCGCTTGGAGAGGTGCTTCGTCAGAGTGGAAGCGGGGACTATATCGCCGAGCAGATTGCTGCTACAGCACTGCCGCCAGTACTCCTTCCATTCTTTATCGCGACACTTGTCCGCCTGATCCAGGGTTCTGGAACAGTATCTATGATCACTGCTGCATCTATTTCCGCGCCAATCCTCGTTGGTATGGATGTGAACATGGTGTTAGCCGCACAAGCTGCTACGCTCGGTGCGATGATTTTCTCTTACTTTAATGACAGCCTGTTCTGGGTTGTTAACCGCATGATGGGAATTAAGAACGTAAAAGAACAGATTCTTGTCTGGTCAGTCCCAACCACTCTTGCATGGCTCACCGCCTTAGTCATGCTGATTGTGGCAAATATGTTCTTCGGATAA